A segment of the Lycium ferocissimum isolate CSIRO_LF1 chromosome 10, AGI_CSIRO_Lferr_CH_V1, whole genome shotgun sequence genome:
AAATAATTGTAACTATTCGACTATCAAACAAACTTAATTTGTAATATgagtctattttttttttttttttaatataacaaaaatgAGAGTATTTTATTATGTAACAAATTAACAATGAATTTCACACTACAATACAACCAaaataaatactccctccggatcaaaataagtgttcacttagcctttttttcttggatcaaaaaaagtgttcacttattaaatcaagaaataattaaccttatctttccagatttgcccctattaagtgttatgtgatcaaatttcAATGCCTCTTTAATTAGGAGtagtttagtcaatttacattttttttttccttggaatGAGTAGTTtgttaaggggtgtgcaaatggctaagggtgtgttcggtatggaggaaaatgttttcctgaaaaatgtgttcttggaaaataagtgaatttctacttattttctcatgttcgtttgggtagcagaaaataagtaaattttttacttatattctcatgttcgtttggttggtagaaaatattttaaggaaaataCCCACCCAAGCCCCACAACTCCACCCTAACCCCACACGaccacacctttttttttttttttggaagcttttaatttttttctggaTTTTCTAAACCACTACATTTCTCCCCCCGCGTGgacccataccacaccaaccctcacaacccacccacccaccccccccccccaatttttttttttttgaagttttaaaattttcttttcttttcttggtttTCTACACCACGCCCCCCCTGCACCCCACaaaaaaattcttaattttttttaaaagttacttttttctgatttttacaCCCTCCCAACCCCCACGACCCACCCACCACCCCTCCAATAACCAcacaaactttcaatttttataattttttaataaggaTAAAATTAAATAGGAATTAGAAAATTCGGGAGCAGATAGGGGGGGGGgtcgtgggggggggggggggggggcggtgaGTGTAgagaatcaaaaaagaaaactttaaaaaaaattaattattttggagGGGTTGGTGGGGTGTCGGGAGGGTGTGGTAGTGGGGGTGCGTgggtgaaaaaaataaaaaaagaaacttttaaaacttttttcaagaaaaaagaaaaaaaaattaggggtggggggtgggtgggggaagCGGTTGGGGGTGGGTTGAGTGGGGGGGTGGTGGGGAGGGATGTGGTGGTGTAgaaacccaaaagaaaaattaaaaaaaaaatgggaggggtgggggtgggggtagggtgTAGCGTGGgggagtggttgggggtggggtggtgcatGGTGGCGGAAGTGGTTAGGGTTTGATAGTTGGGGCATGGGGtgaggggtgggtggtgcaaaaaataaaaataaaaattgaaggaaacaaaattaatttttttttaaggggaggggtggtggtgggggtgggggtgcgTGGTGGGGTGGTTGGGTTTGGTGGTTGAGGGTGGTTGGTGGAATGCACTTGTGGACTTATTTTTCctacttttattagggaagtcatttttctcatttttgaggaacttattttcctaaagaaaatatttttcaaaatttttgaccaaaccaacatgagaaaattaaaaaatattttccttcgtaCCGAACATACtctaagtgaactcttttttttatccggaggaaGTAGTAATAAATTTTATGCAGTATAATGCGGTAAAAATCTATTCGTACTTGTTGTATACCATCAAATCAATAAATGCAATATTAGTATCTTTCATACATCACATTAATCACTTAACCAAGATCAAGTGACACACATTTTCACTTTCATTTTTAACTGTTAAGATTATACTCTCTCTAAATAAAAAGAGTGTTCCCTTAGCCATTTAcacaccccttaaaaaaatattaactctaaaaaaaaaggtaagtaatttgactaaactgcctctaattaaataggtattgccATTggtcacataacacttaatagggaaaaatttgaaaaattaaggtTAATTTTCTCTTGATTAGATAAGTGACCACTCTTTtttacccaagaaaaaaaatgctaaGTAGACACTCTTTTTAATCCTATGAgagtattatttaatttattataatcATCAAGTGCAAATAAGTATTTTTACACCATGTAAACAACCattaaataaaatcatacatgAATTGCGGTGAAATGGATATAATTCATCCACGGATCAAGATCTTAGCTTCGAgtttttagaatgatttttttttataataagcATTTGCCTCTTTAGCAGACGAATTTAGATTAATCGAGACCTTAAAACTGCTATCAAACACTAGATGAAAAAAGACAAAACATATCCGCatcgaatatttatatcaaaccAATATGTCAAACGCTAGATGGAAAAAGACAAAACATACACGCATCGAATATTATATCAAACTAAGTATATCATGTTAAACATTCGGTGCGGATAAGTATTTATCAAACCCCATAAATTGGTCTTATCCACCAAAATCCATTAAATCAAACCTCAATCTTTTTATCTACTTTTGTTTCTTCACTGAAAATTCTTCTCAATAAAAATGGCTGCTTGTTCCTTCTCTACATCTTCTTCTACTTCACTTCATCTCTTCACTCAAAAGCACATTTCCTTAACCACTAAAAACACACATTTCATCAACTTCAAGATTAACTCTATAAAACCAACAAAACTCAAACCCCATTTCACCATTTCTCCTCTTTTCAATAGGTCTTCAATCCATTTTTCTACTTTTGCTGTATCTGATGATGAAGTTTCATTTTCGCCcgaaaaagaaattcaagaaagagaTGAAGGTATGTATTGTATTGCTAAAATAGATAATTAGTGTGGTTAAATCGTTATATCAGGTAATTTAGTCAAACAGTGTATTTGTACATACATGCAGTGTAATCCCACTGGAGAGAGTTAGAATGTGGTACCTTTGTACCTCTAAAAATATGCTATAAAATGAAAATCTAGCTATTTTTTTGTAGTAATTTAAAAGTAATGTTAAAATAGATAATTAGTGTGCTTAAATCGTTATATCAGGTAATTTAGTCAAACAGTGTATTTGTACATACATGCAGTtatccagtgtaatcccacaggtGGGGTCTGGAGATGTtagaatgtacgcagaccttacttgTACCTCTAAAAATATGCTATAAAATGAAAATCTAgctattttttttgtaataatttaAAAGTAATGTTAAAATGGATAATTAGTGGGCTTAAATCGTTATATCATGTAATTTAGTCAaacaatgtatttgtgttaagaaattcaaaattaacTCCCCATTAccccatttcttctcttttatctACTTTCAATTGGTCGTCAATCATTTTTTCTACTTTTGCTGTGCCTGATGAAGTTGCATTATCGCCCGAAGACGAAGAAAttcaagaagatgaagagaaagaagaaggagatggAGTTGTTGAAGATGGAAGAATGTATGTGGGGAATTTGCCATTTTCAATGACACCTTCACAATTGTCTGAAATCTTTGCTGAAGCTGGTACAGTTGCTAATGTTGAGGTCTGTTTTTGAGGCTTTTGTTTGCTttgatttgattctttttttttttttttttttttttttttggcatttctatttgttttcctttcccattcttgaatcttatgcaacaaaatattgtgatatgtgtgtAAGACATCAAAAACATGCCTTGTTGGATAAGGTTATCTAGTACATGTGCTGGTACAGAGGCCTACTATTTACtgtaattttagtaaatttttacatataaatttatattccGCATCGAAAGTTTGTAGTTCATTTGAAACTGCCCCCCACCCAACCCGCCCCCACAACCCCCCAAAGTTATAGTGGTCCATCTGAACTCTGTGTTGGTAGGAGATAGCAGGTATCTTTGTGAAATTAGTTAGAGCGTGCAAGCTGGCTCGGACACCAGGAGATATCAACTACCCTGTAGAATTAGTCGAAGTGTGTACAAGCTAGCCCGGACACCACAGTTATCAAAAAAAGGTCCACACAAAATTTGGACTAATTCCTAAATTTAAAACTTATTGACCCATCTCAACATGTTTGGGTTAATAATATAGACAAACTAATTAGTTAGAACAAAAACTACATGGGAAATGGAGTTCAATTAGATTTAGGTTAGGGCACTAAGGCTTTTACCAAATGAGCTCATCCATGTGCTTCAAGCCTGAATATCCATTGGAGTTACTTAGAGGCTATAAAAAGGTGTCACATTGCTCTCTTGAGGGAGCATATTTGACTATTGCAAACCAGAATTAGACTTTTTACATTCTTCTTCAAGATCAACCAATGTACAACCTTATTTACATCATGCTTTGTTTGGGAGATAAGCCACTTTGGCCCTCGAGTTGAGGAAACAAGAAGGAAGGATCAAGAGCAGTTGTGCATCTTCATCACTCTGAAGTGTTGCAACTCTTCTTGACGATCAAGTACATTACTAGAAGACCACATCATCCTATATTTGAGTAATACTCTGCGTCCAGGGGCAGAGCTATATAGAGCCACaagggttcaattgaatccccTTCATTAAAATGTGTACTGCTTAAATAGGATAAAAACGAGCTTTTGTTGCTGTATATAAACTGTTGGATCACCTTGATATAATGGAAGATTCTAGTGTAGTAATAAAGGGGGTCAAAAGTTGATTTAGGTCACAGGTCCAAATCCAGATTATTGATcggagggtctatcggaaacaacctctctatctttacaaggtagaggtaaggtctgcgtacactctaccctccccagaccccacctggtgggattatactgggtatgttgttgttgttgtcatccAAATCCAGACTATGACATTCTAGTATTTTCTTAAATCCCCTTGCATAAATTCCTGGCTTCACCACTAGCTATGCAACCTTTGAATTGCAGAAAACAAGTTAGAGACAAGGTTCATTGGATACACATAGTTGTACTCACAAGCTTAATAATACAATGTATTTTCTGATAATTGTTGTTTTGTGATTTAAGTTGGTTATTCCCATACTCGCATTTTGTCAAAAACAATGTAATCTAATATTGATCATTGCGACGGGTAAGATAATGTCACTCGAGCTGGCTTTTGGTATGACTCAAGATGCTTTTTTCTGAATATTTTCTTTGGAAACGGTTTTTACCTTGAAACATTACAAAAAATATCTTTCGGGGTACTATTGGACAAAAAAATAGGTGGTGTATGGTAGTGATAGAAGTTGTAAATAGAGTGCTCTTGCTGATAATTATTTTAACCTTTACGAATCAGCAATAAAACTCCTAGCACGAGTAATCAAACATTGATCTGTTGAGATTGACAAGACTGATGCTGATGAGGTACTCCAATCTTCAAAATCATTTGGAATAACATATAGGCTTTTTTATCTTCATTTCGAAGAAAAATGGTTAGATAAGGTGGATTATTATTGTAACTGAATTTTACGattgattttatgtacatagcTGCAGTTGAGATATGGTTCATGATTTCTAAGTAGCTATCATAGTTGTACATAAGTTCAATTTGACAGATGTcctatatttttcttttgggatATAAGATACAGTGAGactcatgtttttttttcttcttcaatggaTTTACAGATCGTTTATGACAGAGTTACAGATAGAAGTCGTGGATTTGCATTTGTTACAATGGCAAGTGTTGAAGAAGCAAAGGAGGCAATTCGGTTATTTGATGGAGCTGTAAGTTTATCAGTTTGCTCATCATTTACTAGCAATGCCTCTTTTCTTGTAAATATGATTCAGATTTTGTGTTAGCTACCATCTTGAACTAATGTCTCTGGTCTAATAAGCAAACAGCAATATGATTATCTAAATAGTGGGTTCTATTACCTATGCATCTCTTCAGAAATGTATTTTATCCCATCACTTTCCTACTCCCTCGATTCGTAATCTAGAAAATAAGTCAAGTTACTTGCTACAACAGGTAAAAGTGACGGtgtataaaacttaaactctttTGTAAACATATAGCTGCAAGATGGAGTTCTTCTTTGTGCAATATGTACCATGAGTCCTCTCTATTTCCTAGTGTCTTTAACTTCTATGAGGCAaaatccctttcttcttcttctttttttttttttcttttttctcgtATTTCTTAGGTAGAAAAAGTGgtgaatatttttttgatagTCAAGTTTCAGCCAAACTAGTTGTTGGGCTGTGTAAGACATTTGAATAAACTATTGATAGCTAAGTTTCACAAAGCTAACAATTGGGCCGTGTAAGGTATTTTACTTCAATTTTACAGAGTGCCTGATGTTCACAGCTTGATAATTCATAGAAGAGATTATAACCTCTTCTTGTTATTCTGGCATATCAGATGGTTATAGCATTCTATTGATGCACGAATTCGCATGATGTTTCCTTGACGCCTAGGAAAATCTTAAACTGAGAACACAAACTATTTCACATGATACTGAAAGCAAATAGATAATCCAATTAATACCTTGCGAAGACCAAAAGGTTCAATATCTGCATGCTGGATGATCATAAATGTGGAAACATGTAACTTGGCTTCAACTTAATAAAGTCTGTATATATAtcggtcaatgaagtgggttgagaaccatgaggtctcaggttcaaatcccagcagagacaaaaacactaggtgatttcttcccatctgttaTAGTCTTGGTGGACAAAGTTACATGGTACCTGCTGCTGGTGGGAGGTAGGTATCTTGGTGGACggttataaaaaagaaaaagtcactACAAAAGTTTGAAGTATTGTGTATTGTCTATTGTGAACAATTTGTTTGTCGTGTTGATTTACTCAAAAGGTTATTGATATCTTCTTTGTCTTACATatcctctcttttctcttttccttgCTTTGTGGTAAAATGTTTAACAGCAAGTTGGAGGTCGTACGGTCAAGGTGAACTTCCCTGAAGTTCCAAGAGGAGGTGAAAGGGAAGTAATGAGTGCAAAGATAAGAAGCACATATCAAGGTTTTGTAGATAGCCCTCACAAACTATACGTTGCGAATCTTAGCTGGAACCTCACTTCTCAAGGTCTGAAAGACGCTTTTGCTCACCAGCCTGGATTCTTGAGTGCAAAAGTCATCTATGACAGGGCCTCGGGAAGATCTCGAGGTTTTGGGTTCATCACATTTTCTTCAGCTGAAGCAATGAATGCCGCACTCGATACCATGAATGAAGTGGTAAGGATAAGTAGGGATGAAGTATTTGTGGACCTTTTggcctatgttgctcggactctccaaaactGTTGCCGCATCCATGTCGGATCCTCAAAAGCACTATTTTTAGAGGATCCGACACTCACCCATCAACATTTTTGAAGATTCTGAGcagtaggggtgtcaaatgggcgggttgggctGGATTTGGACGGGTCAAAATGGgctgagttaataaatgggTGGGTCAATTACTTGGGCTGGAATGGGTTGGGCTAAAAGGGCTTAAAAGCGGGTCATATCCCAACCCGTCCAATTCTTACTAAGTCTtaaatttctttgtttgttctgttataattttttaagtacctaataagtacatataacatatcaaacaaaaaaagattGAAATTATTTTGACAAGGTTTCTATGGGTTAATTTGGGCTGCATATGAGCCCAATTTTTAGATGGGTTGGGCTGAGCAATAAATGGGCGGGTTAATGACCCGCCCGAACTTGATCGGGCTGGACGGGTTATGCTTCCATAGGCTAATTTTGGCACCCGTAGGCATACCTTTGTTTCTAACATTTTCTAATAATGCAATTAGGATCTTGAAGGACGGCCGTTGCGACTAAATGTGGCTGGGCAGAGAGCTCCGGCATCTTCTCCACCAGTAGTCGAAACAAGTCCTGAAAATGATTCCGAGGACGATGAAATACTTTCTAGTCTCAGCTCATAAGATCATCGAGATTCATAACAGATTTGGCGATTTGGAGAAATGTAGAGTTTTATATGCGACAGATACATGCATTTTCCAGCTTGTGTAAACTTGATGCTGGTAAGCTGTGTTGCTAGTTGCCTGTACATTTCTTGCAAAAATTCCATAGATAAAAGATGTATTTTGATTGTAATATAACTCAACACTAGAATCAGTAGCGATAACTCTTTGTAAAATACACAATGCTCATGTATTCTACTATTTGTTCCTCCCTTTACTAGAAGCTTAAAATTATCTCAGCAAATTATAGTAATTGTAAATCATACTTTTACACAAATGTTTCTGCTCATTCTGTATTTTTAAGCTTCTAGTAGTTCAAACTTCTGATTAGTGGTGAAGTTTGAACTAACACAATTAAATTTTTAGACCATTGGTCTGAAATTTAAATTACTAGAACTAAACTTTAGTTTAGCGGTCAAAAGTTTGAACTTATTAGAACTAAACTTCAAACCAGTGGTCAGAAGTTTGAACTACTAGAACAAAATTTTAACAAATAGTCAAAAGTTTGAATTATGAGAactaaatttcaaatatttgcATTGTGGGAGGTCACAAGTATCCTGTGAAATTAGTTAAGGCGCGTGCAAATTGATCACCGTAGACCGCagttatcaaaaagaaaaaaagaacttcAGACCATTAAATCAAAATGGCAAGAAACATCAATTAAGAAAACCCAAcataaacaagaaaaagaatagCTCAAATCTGCCACACTCCACAGAAAATATATACTCTAAATACATcaataattacaaaaaaaaaaaaaatccccaagTATTTCTGTAAATAACACATGGACCCATCCAACTTACTCTTcccacatttaaaaaaaaaatccaaaagacacaaaataataatcatggctaaattaataaaatataaaacttagaatattaaaaaaaaaaaaaaagggtccaACCAACTAAATCAAAGACCTTTGACCATCTCATTACTTCCATGGCTGAATAGAAAGAACCACCACCAATATGATGATAAGCAAAAGAATAATAGCAAAACAAGTCCATTTTCTTGTATTCTTTTGGTGTTTTCTTGCCACTTGTAATTGTTGAGCACCCCCTCTAACAAATGAATTAGCCCTATTCACATGGCTCTCAATATCATCAAGTTGTTCTCCTTGAGATTCCACTAAAACAGCCATGTCCAAAAATACTTGGTGAAGttcttttaaatttctctcTAATTCCTTAACAGCTTCAtgcctttcttgaatttccatTACTGTGTCCATCACTTGTCCTCTTCCTTGTTCTTGTATTGCCTTTTGCAAGAATGTCTCACTTTGACCTGTGGAGACAAAAAcaagttaaatttttttagtAATATTATGACTCGTTTGTTGACTTGACTCGATGAGTTAAAATGCTAAATGATCCATCAAATTATTGGGTGTAAAGTGGGTGAAAATAGTATAGTTTGACATTCCATTTGGATGAATTTTACTCATTTTGATCTATTTGTAACTTTATTTGGTTTCCACCCAATATCAAATATTCGCTTTTGGAGTCTGGTTAATCCGCATTTGCATCGAAAAGTCCTATTTAGGGGTAAAATGCTTCTCACTAAAAACAACTCTATTCCCGAGGTTCGCACCTCAGACCTTTGGTTAATGATGGAGCCACGTACAATAAATATCGTCGAAAAACTATATTTTGCATATAAAGAATTATATCAAGTATATAAATCAAAAATTATATCTTGAACATCCTTACAGATTTTCTGGCGTCGCCACTAAGGTAGGTATACTTACCACCCACCACAACTGGGGCGGTACTCGTTTTGACCTATTTGTAATTGACCCATGTAATTTGTACTCCCTACATCTGCTTTTAGAGGGTCAAATTGTCTAATTTTTGGCATGAGTCTTCTGAATTTGTTAAATTGAAGTCTACATActtaaaaactacataaaaatacaaaatcataCTACCTTCGTGTCAGTTTATGTGAcaatatttcctttttagtcaatctaaaaaagaataatgTTTTTCTATAttaatttaacattaaaattttcattatactaatgagataatttatagGAACACAAAACTTGTGCCTTATTTTGGATCATAAATTTGAAAagttttcctttcattcttaaTTTTCGTATCCAGTCAAACATCTctatataaattgagacagaagaggtaataattaacaattttaaaatattttatgaaaaaattggagaaacaaAAATAACTCAAACATTTACCTGTAGATATGAGTGTATCAAGAACTTCTTCATCAGGTTTTTCTCCAGTAACAGTATAATACCTTCTTTCAACCGTTTCTCTATATTCACTTGCCATTTTTTGCCTCAACTCATTAAACTGATTCATAGACTCTTGTAATTTCTTCCTCAATCCATTAACAACCGAAGTTCTCGTCCTATCGGACGAACTCCCCGGGCCACACCCGGGGAGACTCTGATTCGAAGCGTTGGACCTATCCAACGCTTCGAGTCTGACTTTAATAAACTTTGCTTTTTTTAAAGCCATTGAAACGTCTTCGTCCATTTTGGATCGTAAATCCTTAACAGCTTTTGCATTGTGAAGAGTCTTGCTTTTTTCGTTGGAAGCTTGGAGTTGAGAGAAGAGTTTTTCCAGGTTTTTTAGCTCGTCTTTAATGACTTCTACGTCCTCAAAGAACTTATCAAGATTGACTCCACCTGTGGTGTCGCCCATCTCGATGTcttgtggtggtggtggtgatgatgATTGATCGTTTTCTCTGAAACGAGAAAACGATCCTGAAAAAAGATCATTCATGTTTCGATATTATGATATTTGGTAAAACTAAAACAATAAGAGGAAATAAGAAAGATATGTTATGgagagaaaaaattaaattatggtTTATAGTATTTGGTAAAATTGGAACAATAAGGAGGTTTTGTAAAGGGGAAGGAAAAGAATACGCGGGTTTGAGAAATATTGAAGACGTCGTGGAATATAATGGAAGGCTGCTGGAAGAAGAGAGGCTAGTCAAATAGGTCGTCTGATTCAATCaactaacttcaaacaagacttGGCAAAAATATAATTAGGAGGAGAAAAGTCAAATGAacttttagaaaatattatACTACTAATATGTTATTGTAATATAGTGAGGGAATAGTAGAGATTCTTATTCTCAAGAAGATGTATTAATGTGGTAAAGGGGGggtattatttatttatagagGAATAAAACCTTATTTTCTAAGAAAAGGTACTAACACTTTTAGGAAAAAAACTCTCAAGGTTACCATATAATTTTTCAGTGTCCAGTATCCACATTGGAGCTGAATATATTATTTGGCGGAAAGCGCTCCCTGCTAGGGATTTTTTCATACACAGGGTTCGAGCACCAAGAATACGATTGAGGCGGGGAAAGGCCATCTCATCCTCTCGCACCACATCCTTTGTTGTTTAAAAAATTTCCTTTGCTAAACCTAGTTATACGAGGAGTGAACATTCAT
Coding sequences within it:
- the LOC132032799 gene encoding 33 kDa ribonucleoprotein, chloroplastic-like is translated as MAACSFSTSSSTSLHLFTQKHISLTTKNTHFINFKINSIKPTKLKPHFTISPLFNRSSIHFSTFAVSDDEVSFSPEKEIQERDEVALSPEDEEIQEDEEKEEGDGVVEDGRMYVGNLPFSMTPSQLSEIFAEAGTVANVEIVYDRVTDRSRGFAFVTMASVEEAKEAIRLFDGAQVGGRTVKVNFPEVPRGGEREVMSAKIRSTYQGFVDSPHKLYVANLSWNLTSQGLKDAFAHQPGFLSAKVIYDRASGRSRGFGFITFSSAEAMNAALDTMNEVDLEGRPLRLNVAGQRAPASSPPVVETSPENDSEDDEILSSLSS
- the LOC132032800 gene encoding syntaxin-121-like, translated to MNDLFSGSFSRFRENDQSSSPPPPQDIEMGDTTGGVNLDKFFEDVEVIKDELKNLEKLFSQLQASNEKSKTLHNAKAVKDLRSKMDEDVSMALKKAKFIKVRLEALDRSNASNQSLPGCGPGSSSDRTRTSVVNGLRKKLQESMNQFNELRQKMASEYRETVERRYYTVTGEKPDEEVLDTLISTGQSETFLQKAIQEQGRGQVMDTVMEIQERHEAVKELERNLKELHQVFLDMAVLVESQGEQLDDIESHVNRANSFVRGGAQQLQVARKHQKNTRKWTCFAIILLLIIILVVVLSIQPWK